In Ignavibacteriota bacterium, a single genomic region encodes these proteins:
- a CDS encoding TonB-dependent receptor, with the protein MMRRTRHTPYVLRVWTLAILVVLCVAGVAAQNTGKIAGTVKDKATGEALVGANVAVKGTALGASTDIEGHFFILRVPPGVHDLAISSVGYQSITLKGVKVQVDLTAEVQVRLEQAAIEVEGVTVMAEQKMVQKDVTSTRRTVTQDQIRETPGMDATTDIFKLQAGAVLTAAPPTLRLADGTQLQVRDESLQDVHIRGGRGGEILYMVDGMPVTHPIYGGRSVMDLNLVDVESVELLTGAFNAEYGQAQSGVVNIITKSGGESYHGGLEFKTDQAAFLGESYVTDYASLYLGGPEPITQYLLPAFGLDPGKGLTFFLSANSTLSNTPYDNKRTRRDFEVFLFDVRERQDNSTNLNAKVNWDISGEHKLALSYHGSRKQWSSYDYPWIYSPDNTADYKRNNYTMTAAFSHVLSKSTYYTLMAGYLDVVFKGSLGGLTPADFWTQDSTGRYIAKYTSPTINPSTGFYYADGVQSIWRDDHTRTFTFKGDITSQVHPSHLIKAGIEAQANTISYIDIQDGGSKLSKFGQGIDSIAPPGPFNLFGQNRWVFDVKPIIASAYIQDKFELEYLVINAGVRIDYFNLGSSVMEQGWVSSWERATGVKADWKQGIFKISPRFGVSFPISENTVVFFSYGHFNQLPELQYFYRDPYGSSFTGNPALDYEQTILYEFGFTHQLTDYWAVDIKNYGKDISKQIGTTRVYGTQGTPIDLYDNKGYGRTRGLEFELVKNPSDFIGGRATYTIQWANGYSSSAFDDYVRSTNNFPYPIRERALEWDVRHQVIVQATLSAGKGQYPNLFGLELADDWNLTLLYRFSTGTPYTPGQATLNPVEAQKQENTVYGPYTSTTDLKFEKGFTVGGLRFAVTFDVFNLFDQRNVQTVQAGLGFNQWTGEPYRYGDIQYPQNNLFDYYTMLSIRDPRVFSTGRTTKLGIRIDF; encoded by the coding sequence ATGATGAGGCGTACGAGACACACGCCGTACGTTCTGCGTGTATGGACGCTGGCCATCCTCGTCGTCCTGTGCGTTGCCGGTGTGGCCGCACAGAACACGGGGAAGATCGCCGGGACCGTCAAGGACAAAGCCACCGGTGAAGCACTCGTGGGTGCGAACGTCGCGGTCAAGGGGACCGCGCTGGGTGCATCGACGGATATCGAGGGGCATTTCTTCATCCTGCGTGTCCCGCCCGGTGTGCACGATCTGGCGATCTCCAGCGTCGGGTACCAGAGCATCACGCTGAAAGGCGTGAAGGTCCAGGTGGACCTCACCGCCGAAGTGCAGGTCCGGCTCGAGCAGGCGGCCATCGAGGTGGAAGGTGTGACCGTCATGGCAGAGCAGAAGATGGTCCAGAAGGACGTGACGTCGACACGGCGTACCGTCACACAGGACCAGATCCGCGAGACCCCGGGGATGGATGCCACGACCGACATCTTCAAGCTGCAGGCGGGCGCGGTGCTCACCGCGGCGCCACCGACGCTCCGGCTGGCGGATGGCACCCAGCTGCAGGTGCGTGACGAAAGTCTGCAGGACGTGCACATCCGCGGCGGCCGCGGGGGCGAGATCCTGTATATGGTCGATGGTATGCCCGTCACCCATCCCATCTACGGCGGCCGCAGCGTCATGGACCTGAACCTCGTTGACGTGGAAAGCGTCGAACTGCTCACCGGCGCATTCAATGCGGAGTACGGCCAGGCGCAATCGGGCGTGGTCAACATCATCACGAAGAGCGGTGGCGAATCGTATCACGGCGGACTCGAATTCAAGACGGACCAGGCCGCATTCCTGGGCGAATCCTACGTCACCGACTACGCCTCGCTGTACCTGGGCGGCCCGGAACCGATCACGCAGTATCTCCTTCCGGCGTTCGGCCTCGACCCGGGGAAGGGGTTGACCTTCTTCCTGTCGGCGAACTCGACGTTGAGCAACACACCGTATGACAACAAGCGCACGCGCCGCGATTTCGAAGTGTTCCTGTTCGATGTCCGGGAACGGCAGGACAACTCCACCAACCTGAATGCCAAGGTGAATTGGGATATCAGCGGCGAGCACAAGCTGGCGCTGAGTTACCACGGATCGCGCAAACAGTGGAGCTCGTACGATTACCCGTGGATCTACTCGCCGGACAACACCGCGGATTACAAGCGCAACAATTATACGATGACCGCGGCGTTCAGTCATGTGCTTTCCAAGTCCACGTACTACACGTTGATGGCAGGATATCTGGATGTGGTGTTCAAGGGATCCCTGGGCGGGTTGACGCCTGCGGACTTCTGGACGCAGGACAGCACGGGGAGGTATATCGCGAAGTATACGTCGCCCACCATCAACCCGAGCACCGGCTTCTATTATGCCGATGGGGTGCAATCGATCTGGCGCGACGACCATACGAGGACATTCACGTTCAAGGGCGACATCACGTCGCAGGTGCATCCTTCCCATCTCATCAAGGCGGGGATCGAGGCGCAGGCGAACACCATCAGTTACATCGATATCCAGGACGGCGGCAGCAAACTGTCGAAGTTCGGGCAGGGCATCGATTCCATCGCTCCCCCGGGGCCGTTCAATCTGTTCGGCCAGAACCGCTGGGTCTTCGATGTCAAACCCATCATCGCATCGGCGTACATCCAGGACAAGTTCGAGCTGGAGTATCTGGTCATCAATGCCGGCGTCCGGATCGACTACTTCAACCTGGGCAGCAGCGTGATGGAGCAGGGCTGGGTGTCGTCCTGGGAGCGCGCCACCGGGGTGAAGGCGGATTGGAAGCAGGGCATCTTCAAGATCAGCCCGCGGTTCGGCGTTTCCTTCCCCATCTCCGAGAACACCGTGGTCTTCTTCTCGTACGGCCACTTCAATCAGTTGCCGGAACTGCAATACTTCTACCGTGATCCCTACGGGAGCAGTTTCACGGGCAACCCGGCGCTGGACTACGAACAGACCATCCTGTACGAATTCGGGTTCACGCACCAGCTCACCGACTACTGGGCGGTCGACATCAAGAATTACGGCAAGGACATCTCGAAGCAGATCGGCACGACGCGGGTGTATGGCACGCAGGGGACGCCGATCGATCTGTATGACAACAAGGGCTACGGCCGTACGCGTGGCCTGGAGTTCGAATTGGTGAAGAACCCGTCTGATTTCATCGGCGGGCGCGCCACCTACACCATCCAGTGGGCGAACGGGTATTCCTCGTCGGCGTTCGATGACTATGTCCGCTCGACGAACAATTTCCCGTACCCGATCCGTGAGCGCGCGCTGGAATGGGACGTGCGGCATCAGGTGATCGTCCAGGCGACCCTGTCCGCGGGCAAGGGGCAGTATCCGAACCTGTTCGGGCTCGAGCTGGCGGATGATTGGAACCTGACGTTGCTCTACCGGTTCTCGACGGGCACGCCGTACACCCCGGGGCAGGCGACGCTCAATCCGGTCGAGGCACAGAAGCAGGAGAACACCGTCTACGGGCCGTATACATCCACGACGGACCTCAAGTTCGAGAAGGGCTTCACCGTTGGCGGCCTCCGGTTCGCCGTCACCTTCGATGTCTTCAATCTGTTCGATCAGCGGAACGTGCAGACCGTACAGGCAGGTCTCGGATTCAATCAATGGACCGGCGAGCCGTACCGGTACGGGGATATCCAGTATCCTCAGAACAACCTGTTCGATTACTACACGATGTTGAGCATACGGGATCCGCGCGTGTTTTCGACGGGTCGCACGACAAAACTGGGCATCCGCATTGATTTCTAA
- a CDS encoding PorV/PorQ family protein, giving the protein MMKRIVIGFLILAPVMLYGQYNRPGSTDAQFLKIGVSARGTGMADAYMAAVGGADAAYYNSAALPWVKGRDVVFTHTSWFAGISHDFAAASQNLDDIGTVAVSVTALATDEMKVRTPLQPEGTGETFYAGNYRFGLSYARFLTDRVTFGLTLSYLNMKLFRDFSADAFALDIAVMYVSDFRGFRFALQIADFGSSIQYVNESYPLPTNFQFGMAMNAIDGDDQKLLISFAAVKPNEGEPQAQVGGEWNFQQMFFVRGGYRLNHSTATWSAGAGAAFAIEGIGLRADYSYSNYKTLGGSHRIGVGIGF; this is encoded by the coding sequence ATGATGAAACGTATCGTGATCGGATTTTTGATACTCGCTCCCGTGATGCTGTACGGCCAGTATAACCGTCCGGGAAGTACCGATGCGCAGTTCCTCAAGATCGGGGTCAGCGCACGCGGGACCGGCATGGCGGATGCCTATATGGCGGCCGTGGGTGGTGCGGATGCCGCGTATTACAACAGCGCCGCGCTCCCGTGGGTCAAGGGACGGGATGTGGTCTTCACCCACACATCCTGGTTCGCCGGTATCTCGCACGACTTTGCTGCCGCGTCGCAGAACCTCGATGACATCGGGACGGTGGCGGTCTCGGTGACCGCGCTGGCAACGGACGAGATGAAGGTGCGGACGCCCCTCCAGCCGGAAGGCACGGGGGAGACATTCTACGCAGGCAACTACCGGTTCGGCCTGTCCTATGCGCGCTTCCTTACCGACCGCGTGACGTTCGGCCTGACTCTGAGCTATCTCAACATGAAACTCTTCCGGGACTTCTCCGCCGATGCATTCGCTCTGGACATTGCGGTGATGTATGTCTCGGATTTCCGGGGGTTCCGGTTCGCGCTCCAGATCGCCGACTTCGGGTCAAGCATCCAATATGTCAACGAATCCTATCCGTTGCCCACCAACTTCCAGTTCGGGATGGCGATGAATGCGATCGACGGCGACGACCAGAAGCTGCTGATCAGCTTCGCCGCCGTGAAGCCCAATGAAGGCGAACCGCAGGCTCAGGTGGGCGGTGAATGGAATTTCCAGCAGATGTTCTTCGTCCGCGGTGGATACCGGCTGAACCACTCAACGGCGACCTGGTCCGCCGGTGCCGGGGCGGCCTTTGCCATTGAAGGCATCGGACTCCGGGCCGACTATTCCTACAGCAACTACAAGACACTCGGCGGCAGCCATCGTATCGGTGTCGGCATCGGATTCTAA
- a CDS encoding SUMF1/EgtB/PvdO family nonheme iron enzyme, with product MTCIQRWLVLLGVVSIAGVSPAQDIRSVELGTGAGLMIRSYTGTDGKVRTLPRPLPLVSYWLNDTLVSTATCTARKSGDSIVWSTRRMLNGVVRVTALPKRGVQIDITFRNASRDTVSLADVVPFGEDPSRVFIRANGPATPQLRLSRSALFRPGYGPIGVVLPDNAWEMGFCDAPLENGRGLTAIARRQDSASAELRRFRADIPPGGWVAYRMYLDDHPGDWRDGMRMMFRDRWLYDLETFDTSLFQRADLAWIRSSYLLMLQFAWDQDYYDALAGQYRFDAFLTHWNHLVGGFEAFMLWPTWPRLGVDQRNQWDMYKDLPGGLPEIRRQVGVARKAGTRYFIAYNPWDESTRREDHLRGMEDMLRKLDADGVVLDTWGQSSREFQGAADRVKPGVILYSEGMAVPKDMPGIVAGRVHDAIYMPPPLNLNRLIKPDFAIFRVIQVAEGRIHREIAVAFFNGHGTELNIMRPGRPGWIEEELAYLGRTTKILRENSAVFMDQGWTPLVRTAADSIWVNAWQGKDKTLFTVYNLRPEGWSGPLFKARVDTSFHAVDIWNHEELSLDVARDSAMLSVTADGFSRAWLGTRREGSVDCIALFKKNLRIALDGDSLSIRTTAGSRVVVWAGEPAYNTPSAQFTADARTISLYKTLGRHEEKVVVQLFNGTELMDERIVEIPLATPRPIATRITTTPANEVPQGMVRIPAGPFRYASTRSFLSPNEVIPYPGAQEPRTYPMVEFYMDTYPVTNAQFRDFLAATRYAPADGTNFLKHWVNGQPVPGSEKHPVVYVDRNDAAAYARWAGKRLPTELEWQYAAQGTDGRKYPWGKEFDSTRCNYGTQATAPVDAFPTGASPFGVMDMVGNVWQLTADLYANGTFYYGMLRGGSYYNPTSSWWYVRGGPQPVDNPQILLLVAPGFDRCATVGFRCVKDAARN from the coding sequence ATGACCTGTATACAGCGGTGGCTCGTCCTTCTGGGCGTGGTGTCGATCGCAGGCGTTTCCCCGGCGCAGGATATCCGGAGTGTCGAACTCGGGACCGGCGCAGGGTTGATGATACGCTCCTACACAGGCACGGATGGCAAGGTCCGTACCCTTCCGCGCCCCCTTCCCCTCGTGAGTTATTGGCTCAACGACACACTGGTCTCCACGGCAACATGCACCGCGCGGAAGTCCGGCGACAGCATCGTGTGGTCAACCCGCAGGATGCTCAATGGCGTCGTTCGAGTGACGGCCCTGCCGAAGCGCGGTGTGCAGATCGACATTACATTCCGTAACGCGTCGCGCGATACCGTGTCGCTGGCGGACGTTGTTCCGTTCGGCGAGGATCCCTCGCGCGTGTTCATTCGTGCGAACGGCCCGGCCACACCCCAACTGCGTCTGTCCCGCTCCGCGCTGTTCCGTCCGGGTTACGGGCCCATCGGTGTGGTGCTTCCCGACAACGCCTGGGAAATGGGGTTCTGTGATGCCCCGCTGGAGAATGGGCGCGGGCTCACCGCCATTGCACGGCGGCAGGACTCCGCTTCCGCCGAACTCCGCCGCTTCCGTGCCGACATCCCGCCCGGCGGCTGGGTGGCGTACCGGATGTACCTTGACGATCACCCGGGCGACTGGCGTGACGGCATGCGCATGATGTTCCGCGACCGGTGGCTGTACGATCTCGAAACGTTCGACACATCGTTGTTCCAGCGCGCGGACCTTGCGTGGATCCGCAGCAGTTATCTGCTCATGCTCCAGTTCGCGTGGGACCAGGACTATTACGACGCGCTGGCAGGACAGTACAGGTTCGATGCGTTCTTGACGCATTGGAACCATCTCGTGGGCGGGTTCGAGGCGTTCATGCTCTGGCCCACGTGGCCGCGGCTGGGTGTGGACCAGCGGAATCAGTGGGACATGTACAAGGACCTTCCCGGCGGCCTTCCGGAGATCCGGCGGCAGGTGGGGGTGGCGCGCAAAGCAGGCACGCGCTACTTCATCGCCTACAACCCGTGGGATGAAAGCACCCGGCGGGAGGACCACCTCCGTGGCATGGAAGACATGCTGAGGAAGCTCGACGCCGACGGGGTTGTCCTTGATACCTGGGGACAATCCAGCCGGGAATTCCAGGGCGCGGCGGACAGGGTCAAGCCGGGCGTCATCCTGTATAGCGAAGGGATGGCCGTACCGAAGGATATGCCGGGCATCGTCGCGGGGCGTGTGCATGATGCCATCTACATGCCACCGCCGCTGAACCTGAACAGGCTCATCAAACCCGACTTCGCGATCTTCCGTGTCATCCAGGTCGCCGAGGGGAGGATCCACCGCGAGATCGCGGTTGCGTTCTTCAACGGGCACGGTACGGAACTCAATATCATGCGTCCGGGGCGACCGGGATGGATCGAAGAGGAGTTGGCCTATCTCGGACGGACCACGAAGATCCTCCGCGAGAACAGTGCGGTGTTCATGGATCAGGGATGGACGCCGTTGGTGCGGACCGCTGCCGACAGCATCTGGGTGAATGCGTGGCAGGGGAAGGACAAGACGCTCTTTACCGTGTACAATCTCCGTCCCGAAGGGTGGTCCGGCCCTCTGTTCAAGGCGAGAGTGGATACGTCCTTCCATGCGGTGGATATCTGGAACCATGAGGAGTTGTCGTTGGACGTGGCGCGGGACAGCGCCATGCTTTCCGTGACCGCCGATGGCTTCAGCCGCGCATGGCTCGGGACCAGGAGAGAGGGGAGTGTGGATTGCATCGCGCTCTTCAAGAAGAACCTGCGCATCGCACTTGACGGCGACTCGCTGTCCATCAGGACCACAGCGGGGTCACGTGTGGTCGTGTGGGCGGGTGAACCTGCGTACAATACTCCCTCCGCACAGTTCACCGCGGATGCGCGGACCATCTCGCTGTACAAGACACTCGGGCGCCACGAAGAGAAGGTCGTAGTGCAGTTGTTCAACGGCACCGAATTGATGGACGAACGGATCGTGGAGATCCCGCTTGCAACGCCGCGTCCCATTGCCACGCGTATCACCACCACGCCAGCCAACGAGGTGCCGCAGGGAATGGTCCGCATACCCGCAGGTCCATTCCGCTACGCCTCTACCCGGAGCTTCCTGTCGCCGAATGAAGTGATCCCGTATCCGGGGGCGCAGGAACCGCGCACGTATCCGATGGTGGAGTTCTACATGGACACGTACCCGGTGACCAACGCGCAGTTCCGCGATTTCCTTGCGGCGACACGCTATGCGCCCGCGGACGGGACCAACTTCCTGAAGCACTGGGTGAATGGACAGCCGGTGCCGGGCTCGGAGAAGCATCCGGTCGTCTATGTTGACCGGAATGACGCGGCGGCATATGCGCGCTGGGCGGGCAAGCGGCTCCCGACCGAGTTGGAGTGGCAGTATGCCGCGCAGGGGACCGATGGAAGAAAGTATCCGTGGGGCAAAGAGTTCGACTCCACCCGGTGCAACTACGGCACGCAGGCGACGGCCCCGGTGGATGCATTCCCGACAGGGGCAAGTCCGTTCGGTGTCATGGATATGGTCGGGAACGTGTGGCAGCTCACCGCCGACCTCTATGCGAATGGCACGTTCTACTACGGGATGCTCCGTGGCGGCAGCTACTACAACCCGACGTCGAGCTGGTGGTATGTGCGGGGCGGGCCGCAGCCGGTGGACAATCCTCAGATCCTGCTGCTTGTTGCGCCGGGGTTCGACCGGTGTGCCACGGTGGGCTTCCGCTGTGTGAAAGATGCGGCGCGCAACTAG
- a CDS encoding DUF2961 domain-containing protein gives MIVGLWFTIMSTDEHFLRRILLRAYWDDEKTPSVEVPVGDFFGTGFAYKHYLTPWLGMSSGGYYCYFPMPFAKAARLEIVNQTGEEIQSFYYHVNWRTLDQAPAADMGYFHASWRREPRTRSEKPFVILDAKGRGHLVGVNMSMQGYDNGMQYLEGDELVTVDGEKAPSIRGTGTEDYFNGGWYFNKGEFAAPYHGLILKDDTLNRIAAYRFHIQDAISFTSSLNFSIEHGDQNAEIADYSSTAYWYQLEPHAPFPAMLPPAARIPLRVVVPNGGVEAEDLLPRAGGLKAKAEDMTGYGAEWSGMKQLTLDFARPGEGVDLSFPVEEEAYDVAMYIAKGPGYGRVRVTQGERTLAEYDGYAPAVVPGGKIILKDVQAASGQVRLGVSVTGKNDKASGFATGIDVFIPVPHRSYIPAWQLIGPFDNPRDERLNRRGIDVPYPPEREIDLTKTYAGVNGQPVRWTLTQTPPRGRMDLYHFDPYEMVVVYALTYIYAPKDRTVPLLLGTDDGVKVFVNGEAVHRVLAIRVVRPDNDRVPVALKKGWNTLLLKIENNYGGYNFYARVLDPEHTLRFSPTRTE, from the coding sequence ATGATCGTCGGGCTCTGGTTCACGATCATGTCCACCGATGAGCACTTCCTCCGCAGGATCCTGTTGCGTGCCTACTGGGACGATGAGAAGACGCCTTCCGTCGAAGTACCGGTGGGGGATTTCTTCGGTACGGGATTCGCGTACAAGCACTATCTGACACCGTGGCTCGGCATGTCGAGTGGCGGATACTACTGTTACTTCCCGATGCCGTTCGCGAAAGCAGCGCGGCTCGAGATCGTGAACCAGACAGGGGAGGAGATCCAGTCGTTCTACTATCATGTCAACTGGCGGACGCTGGATCAGGCGCCGGCCGCGGACATGGGATACTTCCATGCTTCCTGGCGGCGTGAGCCACGCACGCGGTCGGAGAAGCCGTTCGTCATCCTCGATGCAAAGGGTCGCGGACACCTCGTCGGCGTCAACATGAGCATGCAGGGATATGACAACGGCATGCAGTATCTGGAAGGGGATGAGCTGGTCACGGTGGACGGCGAGAAGGCTCCGTCGATCCGCGGTACGGGGACCGAGGACTATTTCAACGGGGGGTGGTATTTCAACAAGGGTGAGTTTGCAGCACCGTACCACGGGTTGATCCTGAAGGACGACACGCTCAACCGGATCGCGGCGTACCGCTTCCACATCCAGGATGCCATCTCATTCACGTCATCGCTCAACTTCAGCATCGAACACGGCGACCAGAACGCGGAGATCGCAGATTACAGCAGCACGGCGTACTGGTACCAGCTTGAACCGCATGCCCCGTTCCCGGCGATGCTTCCTCCCGCTGCGCGCATCCCTCTGCGGGTGGTGGTGCCGAATGGCGGGGTGGAAGCCGAGGACCTGCTCCCCCGGGCGGGTGGCCTGAAAGCGAAGGCCGAAGACATGACGGGATACGGCGCCGAGTGGAGCGGGATGAAGCAACTCACCCTGGACTTCGCGCGGCCGGGCGAGGGGGTGGACCTTTCGTTCCCTGTGGAGGAGGAGGCGTATGATGTCGCAATGTACATCGCGAAAGGGCCCGGATACGGCCGTGTTCGGGTGACGCAGGGAGAGCGGACGCTGGCAGAATACGATGGCTATGCGCCGGCGGTCGTCCCCGGCGGGAAGATCATCCTGAAGGACGTGCAGGCGGCAAGCGGCCAGGTCCGCCTCGGAGTGTCCGTGACAGGGAAGAACGACAAGGCCTCGGGATTTGCCACCGGGATCGATGTGTTCATTCCCGTGCCCCACCGTTCCTACATTCCCGCCTGGCAACTCATCGGGCCGTTCGACAATCCGCGCGACGAACGGCTGAACCGCCGCGGCATCGATGTGCCCTATCCGCCGGAACGGGAGATCGATCTGACGAAGACCTACGCGGGCGTCAACGGACAACCGGTACGGTGGACGCTGACGCAGACCCCGCCACGCGGGCGCATGGACCTGTACCATTTCGATCCGTATGAGATGGTCGTTGTGTATGCACTCACCTACATCTATGCTCCGAAGGACCGGACCGTGCCGCTGCTTCTCGGGACCGACGACGGTGTGAAGGTCTTCGTGAACGGCGAGGCTGTGCACCGTGTGCTCGCGATACGCGTGGTGCGGCCTGACAACGACCGTGTGCCGGTGGCCTTGAAGAAGGGCTGGAACACGCTTCTGCTCAAGATCGAGAATAACTACGGCGGGTACAATTTCTATGCGCGTGTGCTCGATCCGGAACACACGCTCCGGTTCAGCCCGACCCGCACCGAATAG
- a CDS encoding T9SS type A sorting domain-containing protein: MTMNHSIVRRAAGPVAALLMLAVSVAPGQITKVLAFDIKEQIQMGKASVTVVPSVGADSTKVFDGNSLTEYAQGSSDSLVFTLAFDSLVTIEKSKVFLWNDGKWFLEGAATLADLNTRTGSWIQLVNNRSHAFFKWDSLTFGKQALRYLRLRLKNPTGPGVYLGEWTIEGTVTYTNFVIYPAPLMLVPGASAQLTIKIRDDRGKVSPNFLTEPLNYQSANPAVAVGNADGTVSGVALGSTTLTVHTDGNELTGSAPVTVVQDFVSQKVAPMTIKVAVVYQDPVLPSSNRIHEEFHWRNPRVLAASLVKHFREATDSVVNFQITEVVEATQLHTRLRGQFMTVDQYVTLLKEPGWNTLKAASDSGLLAFDYRECVKYYHFDEKRNRGEIDEVWVFAAPYLAMYESQLLGPTAFWWNSPPIKDGTALTRLLSVMGLNYERGVDQAFHSFGHRSESAMIQAYKEATGKPWNPKSTTPTPWDLFTRIQKDMPGQAHVGNIHFPPNGTSDYNYGNQTMVTSFAENWYRYPILLNMSRQVNVSTWYFTPGEPLAEGLDHLGYLRWWYGHLPRYVGITDGVLNNWWHYVLDYEGAVALAKATGVGTQGSYRIGAPEGFRLDQNFPNPFNPSTTIRFDLGARAPISLEVFNVVGQRVRTLASGFFDAGTHQVSFDARGLASGVYYYRLSSPQWVQTRMMAMVK, translated from the coding sequence ATGACAATGAACCATTCGATCGTACGCCGGGCCGCAGGCCCCGTGGCGGCACTGCTGATGCTTGCAGTGTCGGTTGCCCCGGGCCAGATCACCAAGGTCCTTGCCTTCGACATCAAAGAGCAGATCCAGATGGGGAAGGCATCGGTCACCGTCGTCCCCTCGGTCGGCGCGGATTCCACCAAGGTGTTCGACGGCAACAGTCTTACCGAGTATGCCCAGGGGTCCTCCGACTCGCTCGTCTTCACTCTTGCATTCGACTCCCTTGTGACGATCGAAAAGAGCAAGGTGTTCCTCTGGAATGACGGCAAGTGGTTTCTGGAGGGTGCGGCCACGCTTGCCGATCTGAACACCAGGACCGGGTCGTGGATCCAGCTGGTGAACAACCGCTCCCATGCATTCTTCAAATGGGATTCCCTCACGTTCGGGAAGCAGGCGCTGCGCTATCTCCGCCTGCGGTTGAAGAATCCGACCGGGCCCGGCGTTTACCTGGGCGAATGGACCATCGAAGGAACCGTGACCTACACGAACTTCGTCATCTATCCGGCCCCGCTGATGCTGGTCCCCGGTGCGAGTGCCCAGCTCACGATCAAGATCAGGGACGATCGCGGGAAGGTGTCGCCCAACTTCCTGACCGAGCCCCTGAACTATCAGAGCGCCAACCCGGCGGTCGCCGTCGGCAACGCGGATGGTACCGTGTCGGGCGTGGCGCTCGGCAGTACCACGCTCACTGTTCATACCGACGGCAATGAGCTCACAGGGAGTGCCCCGGTCACGGTGGTCCAGGATTTCGTGTCACAGAAGGTCGCCCCGATGACCATCAAGGTGGCAGTGGTCTATCAGGACCCCGTCTTGCCGTCGTCCAACCGGATCCACGAAGAGTTCCACTGGCGGAACCCGCGCGTGCTTGCGGCGTCCCTGGTGAAGCATTTCCGGGAAGCCACGGACAGCGTGGTGAACTTCCAGATCACGGAGGTCGTGGAAGCAACGCAGCTCCACACGCGCCTGCGGGGGCAGTTCATGACGGTGGATCAGTACGTCACCCTGCTGAAGGAACCGGGATGGAATACCCTGAAGGCAGCGTCGGATTCCGGATTGCTTGCCTTCGACTACCGCGAATGTGTGAAGTACTATCATTTCGACGAGAAGAGGAATCGCGGAGAGATCGATGAAGTCTGGGTCTTCGCCGCGCCCTATCTCGCCATGTACGAATCGCAGCTCCTCGGCCCCACGGCATTCTGGTGGAACTCGCCGCCGATCAAGGATGGGACGGCATTGACACGGCTGCTGTCGGTGATGGGCTTGAACTACGAACGGGGTGTCGATCAGGCGTTCCATAGCTTCGGCCACCGGTCGGAAAGTGCCATGATCCAGGCGTACAAAGAGGCGACCGGAAAGCCGTGGAACCCGAAGTCCACGACCCCGACACCATGGGACCTCTTCACGCGGATCCAGAAGGACATGCCCGGGCAGGCGCACGTCGGGAACATCCACTTCCCTCCGAACGGAACAAGCGATTACAACTACGGCAACCAGACCATGGTGACGTCGTTCGCGGAGAACTGGTACCGGTATCCGATCCTGCTGAATATGAGCCGTCAGGTGAATGTCTCCACCTGGTATTTCACCCCCGGTGAACCGCTCGCCGAAGGGTTGGACCATCTCGGCTACCTCCGGTGGTGGTACGGCCATTTGCCGAGGTATGTCGGGATCACAGACGGTGTGCTGAACAACTGGTGGCACTACGTGCTGGACTACGAGGGCGCCGTCGCTCTCGCGAAGGCCACCGGTGTGGGCACCCAGGGCAGCTACAGGATCGGTGCGCCCGAGGGCTTCCGCCTCGACCAGAACTTCCCGAATCCCTTCAATCCCTCGACCACCATCCGGTTCGATCTCGGTGCGCGAGCACCGATCAGCCTGGAAGTGTTCAACGTCGTTGGCCAGCGCGTCAGGACCCTTGCCAGCGGATTCTTTGATGCCGGCACCCATCAGGTGTCGTTCGATGCCCGGGGGCTCGCTTCCGGCGTC